Genomic DNA from Hordeum vulgare subsp. vulgare chromosome 2H, MorexV3_pseudomolecules_assembly, whole genome shotgun sequence:
TCTGGTGATTTAGCGCGGTTAATACGACAACAAAGTACTTGTAAAGCCAGCACTAACTTTTTGTAATCCGACAACTAAGTAATTGTAATTTGGTGACTAAGCATGGTTAACTAGAGCTGGACCATGTGGTGAATAGTGCTCTTTTCTGCGTTTTGCTATTCCTTGTAGTGCATGCACTGTATTCCCATGCTTTGGATGCATATGTTGTCTATCCTTCTACTGTAGTATTCGATTAATTCATGTAGGCATGCATGCACTGCCAGCTACTACCATTACTAGGAGCAGTCTTAGTTGGTTTAGAGGGCCCAACATTGTGCCAGCGCCGCGAATGGGTCGGCTCATAGTTGGTTTAAGAGGGCCCAGCAtggtgcaagtaacgcatatgtaCTGCCACTACGTATAGCAAGCATGGATTGGTAGCAGCCGCTGCACCGGAGCGCACGGGTGCGGCGCCGCTATGTAGTTAGGTCCTTTTATGTTTAATGTAATATGGATTAACTGCCTTCTAGCTGACATTAAATGTTTAATTAATGGTTTCTATATTTTCGAAATGACTATTTATGTTTTTTCGCATCGCTTAAAAATGAATCGCTCGCAAGCATCAACCCAATAACAAAAACAAACGTGGATGTACGCCCCTCGACCCAAACGGTCAAAATGTAGACATAGGACGCGTTCATTTGGATCAGACGTGGTGATCGAGCAGGCACACGCGCGCACACGTGCGAGAGGCAACCATCTTCACCCAGACGTGACGTAACTCTAAGCAACGGCAGCAGCTGGCCAGATCGCGAGGACCAGGCAGCAGCGACGACAACAGCAAGCTCCAACGGCGTCAGGCTCTAGCGACGACTACGGCGGCGACATCAACCTCTAGCGAAGGCTCCAGCGAAAGGCAGCAAGCGGCGGTAGCAACCTGATCCAACGGGCAAGGACATGAGAGGATTAATTGCAGCCATTTTGTTGGGTAGCGATTTCTCTGTCAATTTTTTAGGATCTAGCGTACTGTATACGCACAAGTTTTTGTTTTTTGATTGACTTTTTTATTTACATCAAAAGTATTCTTTCCTTAATTAAGACTTTATCATTTCTTTAAAAAACAAATCGTCCTTCGGTTTTGAATGGTGTGAGCGTGTGTTATTTAAGGCGTTGTAAGCGTGTTTTATTAGACAAGGAAATATAGTATAAAAGGACCCTTATAAGTGTTACACATTTGACACGAATCAATTATGTCCACACGTATGTGCTAAAAGAGGTCTGACCAATCGCGCTTGTAGCCACCCATTGTGATACCATGGCATTTTTATTTCTATAAAAAGAATGCATGCAAAGAGGAACAAATTTAGATTATATTAGCAAAAATCTTTTAGATTTTTTAAATTTTAAAATGTCTTATCTTTTAAAAGCCATGCGAATGAACGTTATCATTTAGGATGGAAAAAGCCTCTATTTCTTGTGTTAATGATAGAAACCTTGAGTTGAGAGAGTTGGCAAGGGCGCTAATAGATTACGTTATATACATACACATAGATGAGATATGTCGTAACAACTTTATTGTAAATATTGTAGCAACTTACCAACTTCTGTGTAAATATTATGATAACTTTTGTCTAAAAAAAGTAGTTGAAACATAtcaatatgagatctagttttaaagatctcgtcgAGTCCAATTTAGTGATGAAAATGGATTTTTAACTGGATTTCTTATTTAAGAAATGAAACATTTTTAAGTTTAAAAAGCAAAAAAGATATTTCTAATGTCTTATGTTTGGTGTGGTAAGATGGATGGTTATAAAGGTTTATGAACCACTAGCAAAAgggctcgtgcgttgcaacgggagaaaaagtaACTATAATCTTCAAGGATGCTGATCATATTACGTCCttcaaattttaggacatttcttgaaatgcatgaacattttttgaattagcaaacatttttttcaattgcacccaaaaaataatacacaaacttTTTTCAAGATTATTTGAAGTAgaaaaaatggaactgaaaagtaaaataaaaaaactaaactaaaacaacAGGCggccacgcatgggccggcccaaataggtgatgcatctttttccaatgcccagagcgtaatataggaggtgcctacatgggccggcccagtcaggagatttttctgtttgaaacgttttctatGACTTATAAGTGGCAATTGTGGGTAACTTTCATCAATTTTATGGGCAATGttaatgacggacgacagaagcactaaTTGTTTTATtagtactagcaaaagagcctgtgcgttgcaacgggagagaaAATAACACGTACTCTTAACACAATAATCATGACTCAAGACCTTAATAGTTCTACGTCTTTTAGTTCCAAATGACATCACATTTTAaggtccctctctctctctctttctgagagAAAATTCAGTACATTCAGTATGCTtagttacagagggagtatacgcCAACTCGATGCATATTTAATTAACAAATCAAGAAATCAAAGCATGAAAGAATATTGCGTGCAGGTATTCCAAACAATTTAAATTTATGTCATGTGAACTTATATTATTAATGAACATATAATAAGTAAGCATGGATATGATCTTACTTGATGTTTCAAGTTGCATGTCTCTCTCCTCCTCGGTGATGCCCACAAATATTTGCATGACGATGAAATAGCAAAGTATGCTTTATTAATTAATGATAGCATATGCATAAGAGCATTATTTTTGTCTTGCTGATTTAAGTGTATGCATTTGTAATCAAAGTAAAGCCTTAATTTGGTTGCAAACATATTAGACAGCTCCATCAAAAACAATAAATTTGTAAGTACATGCATGCCAAATCTTCAAGATTGCATATCAACATCGATATACTTTCAAAAAATCATCAGAAAAACAGTTTAAAACAATACGAAAAATCAAAGCTAAGCCATTGGTTTACGTAAAGTTTGTATAAGCATCATTGTTCAGTTTTTTATACATTAGAAACATTTTTTTGCGGGTGACatcaaaaatattttatatatacaCGTTTAATATTTTCAAATTcatggttaacatttttaaaacatattTAGTTTTGATGTCTACTTTTTTTATACACAATCtacatattttgtatgcatcaAGATCATTTTTTAATACATGTTTGACATTATCCaaatacacgattaacatttttgaaaagttatattctttatgtctactttgttccatacacattgtatatttttgtatatgttttTCTTATACATCGAAAACATTTTTCTATGCACATTTaaagttttttaaatacatgatcaatatttttaaaataaaagaaaaatatattacTTATGATCCCTATGCATTGTACATTATTTGTATATATGGAAACTTTTTTGTCTATAAGTTTGACATTTTTTAAATCCATGATTACTATTTATGCAAAGTttatgcaaaaaaagaaaaaaacataaaagaactgaaaaaataaggaaaagggaaacaaaaagagATAAAAGGGGGAGAAAAAGTGCTTGAACCAAGGATcgaacctagctctcctagaggcAGGAGAGTTGCACCAGCCACTACGCCTCACACATGGTAAGAACAAGTTACGGTTTCAGGCTTTAAAAaggactagcaaaagagcccgtgcgttgcaacggaagagaaaataacacatgctctgaacgtaatatattttcacatgacatcacatttgtgttgccgacgataACCTTAGTGCTCATACAACGAAAACGTgtttgaatgtacaatcactcggaataagatgagaaataggtTGTTTCTTCCCATGAGGTttttcaaaggtgtgcatgtgtggttaacgatggttttcttttctctcaatttggttttaatttattgaatgtttattgcaattcgtatcgtcgtcggaaagagagaaaaaagaaggattgtgcactacagattaagtttgcaccaaaaataatatttaagaagtattcaacagctaaaaataacatcctatttagattctacatgtttttttaatcaaatttcatatataacatgttaaaatcggagttacggtttaaaagatatgaatatttttgttttagataaaatgtggattgattaactgaaaagtcagggttttttttattaaaacaagAAAAACGTTTTGACTGACTAAAAACGGAGGGTAGGttaattacctgaaacatcagggggttttctGAGAAAagcaaaaaacgattcgttttctgacttaaatccagactgcgggttgattacctgaaccaTCAGGAGGTTTTCTGAAACATtcaaaaaaacgattcgtttttctGACTTAAaacaggactgcgggttgatttcagcAAACATTAggggcttttctgcaaaatagCCAGGACGGAAGCCTTagacgctttattattagggagagatagcgTACAACGATTTTGACAGGGAAAAAATTAAAACCGTTTTTTAAACTTATGAGTGGCATAGTGAATAATTTAAGTCAATTTTAAAGGCAATTTAAATGACGTACCACAGAAAGAATAGGTACTTTATTAATAGGTAAGGTAAAGATAAAGATATTATCTCGTACCACACACGATGTGAACGTTATCATTTAGGATGGGAAAAAGGCTAGACTGCGTGAGGCAGCAGGCACCAAAACCACTTATGTCTCCATTTCTTGTGTTCGTGAGAGCGTTCTTGATAGAAACCTTGAGCTGAGAGAGTtggcaagaggaagaagaagcggcACCGACTAGATTACGTTATATACATACACATAGATGCAACTAAGATTTACTAATGCATATCTGGATGACTAGCTAGCTCAGTTGTCGTCGTCGAAGTAGACGTGGAGGTGGAGCGGGACGCCGGGGGTGGGCTCGACGACCTGCGTTTCGGGTAGCGCGTCGGCGAGCAGGTCCCTGAAGGCCTGCGTGGTGCCCTGGGTGGAGATGACGGCGGTGAGGAGCCCCTTTGCGTCGCACTCGCCGTTGTTCATGGGCACTACGTAGGCGGCGCCGAGCAGCCGGGCGAGCTCCACGGCGTCCTCCTGGCCGGACACGAGGGTGAAGCTGGCCAGGAGTTGCTGCTTGATGACGGGCGTGATGAGCACGTCGGCCCGCAGCCCGCGGTCGCGCAGGAAGCCGGCGTCGTACATGCAGTGCGGCTCGTAGTAGACACTGTGTTTGCGCTGGCCCTCTCCGGTGGTGCTGGAGGTGACGACGTAGCTGTTCTCCGGGCGCTGCCACGGCGGCCCGTTCACGGGGCCGGGGGTGGCGAGCACCGTGACCTCGCTCTTGGTGGCGGCACCGACGAGGGTGGTGGATTGGCCCGGCTCGAGGTAGGTGACGTCGTCGAAGGGCAGCGCGGCGAGGATGGGGCGCGCGTTGGGCGTGGCGACGACGGGGAGGTCGGGGGAGACGGCGGCGAGGCGGGTGAGGGTGCGGaggtggcagtggtcgtcgaggcTCGAGGTGATGAGGAGCAGGTCGACGACGCCGAGGTCCTCCTGGAGGCCGTCCTTGGGGAGGGTCTTCTTGGCGCCGTCGAAGAGCCATGGCATGCCGAAGTCGAGGTTGCCGACGAGGAGGGGGTCGACGAGGACCCGGAAGCGGCCGCCGTCCAGCTCCCACAGCCACCCGTTGAACTCGAGGTACGTCAGCTTCACCGTCGTTGCGGTTTTggtggtggtgacggtggagGAGGAGGGCTCGCTCTTGACGCTGCTGCTGCTGTTTCTAATTCTCGTGGTGGCGCGGCGGATTGGTGGCCGTCGGTGGGGTGACGGTGATGGAAGAGCGTAGATGATGGAGGGAGGAGGATGGAGGAGGCCGGCCATGGTTGCTCCAAGCAAAGACAAGATTTGAGCAGGAAACCTTTCATGTTTTATAAGGTAACATGCATGCACGTGTTTGTATATGTCATCTCATGGTTCCTTTTgtgttttatactccctccgttttaaaatataagactttttagagattacactatgagactacatacggagcaaaatgagtgaatctacattctacaATATGTCtacgtacatccgtatgtagttcatagtgcaatatctaaaaggtcttatatttagcaaCGGAGGGAGTATTCGTCTGTGCGtgcttgtccaaacacacacgtcCAACTCATCATACAGTAATAGAAGGAGCTAGAAAGACAGCTGGCCCGACAACTTTGCAAAGGACAGAATCATGAGCAAGAACCATAAGCCCCATAGGAGTGAATTGCAGAATACATCAACACTAAATGCTAGGTTTGCAGAAACCACAAGTCTACAAAATTGTGTCGAAAACCATTCTTGTTTTTTTTACGATGGTACATTCTGGTTTTTATGATAGCCATGGCTGCTCTCTCCATCTGCATTCGTCCTCTCGTCTGCCCCCAAACAAGCTGAAGGGAACCTTTCatgattttttgtttttgttgttttattACTAATTAAGGTAACATGCATGTTTCCCTTTTATTTTGCAGGGTTGCTTTCGTGTTTGTTTCTAGTGTTCATCTATGCTTGTGATTGTGAATGCAAACACGTACGTccaactcatatatatatatacacccaGACAGAAGGGCAGCTGTTGGCCCATCAACTTTGCACTACAGAAACTGAAACGGAAGCCCTTGAATATTGTGTGGCGTCCAACCATCACAATGCATCACGATTAGTCAACGAGCTAGCACCATCATAAATCACaacatattactccctccgtttctaaatataagtctttaaagagatttcattattggactatatacggatgtatatagacatactttaaagtgtagattcactcattttattccgtatgtggactcctactgaaatatcttaaaagatttatatttaggaacggagggagtacatgtatgCTCCCAGCTATCTGGAATTTTTACGTTCGCAAACGGATCTACCGGCTCAGACACTGAcgctcattttatttattttagagAAAAGTCTAAAAATAAACTTTAAAATTTGTAATCCAAGTCTAAATTGAATCCTGATCGTAAAATCCCTGGATCAAGCGCGTACAGGGTGTTTTCGAAAGGACTACAACTACTGCTTCAAATCCAACAGACGAAGTTTAAACTTAGATAATAAAATAATCACATCAAAGTTTAAGCAAAACAAATCTAGTTGGTCAGCATGTAGGTAGCTAAACAACACGAGGATATCCGGTTTGATGAATTTACAGAAGTTCTGATGGAACTCTGTGGGTAAGCCATCCGGACCCGAGGCTTTGTTGTGCTTCATTGAGAGAACCGCTTTTCTAACTTCTTCCTCAGAGTATGATACTGTTAGAACGTTGTTTTTCTCATCTGATAGAACTCTGCAGGAAAACTATCCAGATTTGGAGATGTCATCTGTTCGGGATTTATCCATCGAGAAGTTTCCTTTTTGGGGGCTCCAAACAGATTTTTATAATCATTAATGATATAAAATTTAAGTTGCTCATGTCCTTCAATTGTATATCCTTATCCTATCTTTGCCTCGTACCGTAAGCTTTTTCATTGCAATGATGCCCTCGAGTCAAACTACAAGCAATGAAAGAAGGTCTAAAGCTCGCGACTGAGCACTCTCAAGCTACAATCATATTACAATATGACTGTGATGTGGCACTCAAGATGCTTGCGGATGTCTCCTCCAACAGATCAGCATATGGCCATTTGGTGTCGGAAATCAAGAATTACATGAGTAATAGGGTTGTTATTCATGTTAAAATTCTTCGTGAACAGAATAGGGTTGCACATTGTTTAGCGAACTTTGGTAGATGTGGTGATAGCACAGCCTGTTGGTTGGGCCGTCCACCTCCATGCATCAGCAGTCTAGTCGTTGAAGATTGTAACACTATCATTTTGAAATAAAAACCCTatgattctttgcaaaaaagtacATCCTTATCCTATTGTAAGGAATGAATAAGTTTCTTTCGGGGTGTAATGTTTAAATCTCTTAAGTAATAAAACGTtcattttcatcaaaataataaCCAAACACGTCCGGTCCAACTTGCAAACTCCGACTCCGATCCATGCATGCAAACCATTTACAAGTGTTGGCGAGGCCAAACCAAAGCGTACCAAATAAAACAGGTCCGACATATGTGGGCGGGAGGATAAAAACAAGCATGGAAGCGACGATCGGAGAGGCGGACGCGGTGGGTCGTCTCGAACCGGGCAAGCCGTCGGCGCTGCAGCTCGTCGATCACCTCGCCGACTTGATCTATTTCTtgttcaacgacgacgagtagccttGTGGTAACGCCGAGGTAGCTGGAGGAGAACTACTTGGCCAGGCTTGCGATGGATGCTGAGTATGATGGTGACGATGAAGCTTGTGCTATCTGTGACGACGATGTGCCCAAAGCCGTGACTAGAGGAGCGCCGGCCCAATGTCGTCGTCCATCTCGGCGATGAGAGCATGCTGCTCCACCGCTGCCGCCGCCTGCCGAGGCTTCGCGCAGTCGCGCTTGAAATGGCAATGTTGTCCGCAGTTGTAACAGCGCCCCCCGCCTCTTCTTCCTGCGGTCCAAAACCGTGCTAGCCATCCCGTTGTCGAGGTTGAAGCTGCCGCTGCGCTGTCACTGCCATGCCTGCCACTGAGCCGCCGTGAGATCAGCTGCTTCTTAGCTCGTTCGCCGTCGGCCAGCGCGCGTCACCGCGATTGTTCGTCAAACCcttaagaaaagattttttttttaaagGACCATCTCTCGAAACGATTTGTTAAAAAGGACCACATGCGGTATCCAAAGACAAAAAAGACCCCCTTCTCGCGTGACGGCAGGAGCGCCAGACGACACGTGGCACCTGCCCCTTTTTATCTTTAGGTACCACATGTGGTCCTTTTTAGCAAATCGTTTCGAGAGatggtccttttggacaaaaattcttAAGAAAACCGAGCGCCTCCTCGAAAGGCATGGTGTTGGGGTCACAGAATTGCTCAATGCCGGCCACCGCACTCCACATGCGGTCTGACACCGTGTCCAGGAGCCTCTTCACTATTGCCACGTCGTGCAGCGTCCCCTCGAGCCCCGCATAGTGCGCTGCTATGCTTTCGATCCTACCGGTGAACGCATCCCGCGACTCCCCATCGGACATCCGCAACCGATCGAATTCTCCATAGAGCATGGACAGCCTCGTCGCCCTGACATGAGCAGCTCCAACGATGCGTGTCTTCAGGTAGTCCCAGACCTCCGCCGTCATCTTCTCTGGCGATACCTGCATCAACAGACCCTCCGAGAGCGCGTCGAGCAAGTAAGCACGCCCTGGTTTGTCCTTCTTCGTCACGACTGCCTCTGCCGACCACCGCCTCCCAGATGTTAGCAGCGTCCAAGTTGCCTCGACCTTGATCGTCCACGTGGTGTAATTCTCACCAATGAGCATCGGCACATGCATCGATAGTGAACCCACCCCCATCCACCGACGTACGGGACAAGCGACATCGCCGCCGATCGTCCTACGCCACATGTCTCTAATACCAATTCTTAGAGCAAAAATAGAAGACGACTCGCCGGAGGCAAGATCGGAGAAGGGGAAGACGAACACAGAGATTTCACAGTCGCTCGAACACCTTGCCGCCCGAACGGCCTGCTCTATTTTCTTCCGAGCTCGAACTCGATCGTCTTGCCTCAATACATAGTGGGAAGGGGCTTTATACATGCGCGCACAGACGCGCCACGCCGCACTCCCGACGCACCTCACTCCCACGTTCTTCACGCCCCACGCTCCACAGCTAACGCGCCCGGCGTGCACGCACGTGCGCAACACGGCTGGATCCAGCGCCCTGACGCGGTCACCCCTATGCATATTGCGCCAACTAATTAACGCACACCTGTAGGCACGCACGCAcggacacatgcacacacacgccTGTGACCGGACCTTGCATGCACGCCGATAGCCACTGATCATGGCTTATTCCTAACAATGAGGATATGGTGACCCGCCGGACATGGGTGTTTGATCGATTTTGGACGATGATGGAAGGTCACTTTGGTTTGTCCTGTGTCAATCGATTGGCAGTTCTCCTCAACTAATTATTTAGATACAGAGGTAGTAGAAAGATGACAAGGCACTACTCATGTGTGAAAAATCCAACTATATCTTTACACCTACTGTTCGGTACTCCCTCCTTTCcaaaatataaaatattttaaagattgcactatgaactatattcggatgtatatagacattttagagtatagattcattcattttgttctgtatgtagtctcctagtgaaatcttcaaaaggtcttatattttgaaacggaggaagtatcttTATACATACCTACTGTTATGTACGTTGTGTGCGTGTCTGTGTGTGTCAAGTAGCAGTGTTTCCAAGACGGTGGCTTCCTCGGATCGGATCGAGTCCTGCCATCCTCTTGCCACCT
This window encodes:
- the LOC123428969 gene encoding uncharacterized protein LOC123428969, which translates into the protein MAGLLHPPPSIIYALPSPSPHRRPPIRRATTRIRNSSSSVKSEPSSSTVTTTKTATTVKLTYLEFNGWLWELDGGRFRVLVDPLLVGNLDFGMPWLFDGAKKTLPKDGLQEDLGVVDLLLITSSLDDHCHLRTLTRLAAVSPDLPVVATPNARPILAALPFDDVTYLEPGQSTTLVGAATKSEVTVLATPGPVNGPPWQRPENSYVVTSSTTGEGQRKHSVYYEPHCMYDAGFLRDRGLRADVLITPVIKQQLLASFTLVSGQEDAVELARLLGAAYVVPMNNGECDAKGLLTAVISTQGTTQAFRDLLADALPETQVVEPTPGVPLHLHVYFDDDN